TCTCATCAGATTAAATATGGTCTACCTGAGATTGTAGTTTTAGGCCCCAGATGCAAAAGTTGGGTTGGGACGGGTCAATTGGATTGGGTCAGTGTTGTTAGGTTTATGCTTTTCTCAGTTTGCTTAGATTGTTCGCCACAATTAATTTGTGTTGCTCAAAAGAATCTTACTTGTAGGAGCTCTTCGATGACATCTTCTAAAGTTATTACTCCCACGGCATCTTCTTCATCAGGCTTTGGCAGGGGATGCTGATCAACCTCCAAGATGTCCGAATAGATATCCCGATTCCACTTCTTGGTCCCAAGTGCCTTGTTTGACTTATTGCTGTGGGGGTAGCTCTTCCACTTGTACAAGTTGCTCTTCGTTTTTAGAGAAATTTCCTTCTTTAGCTTTGATACTTGCTGATCAACATCAATAACCACATTTACTTCCTCCACTGCACCTAAATTCAAAAATTAAAAGAGTACGTCTAAGTAGCTCATCTCCTTTCAATTCTAATGCGCTTGCTCAGCTCAATGCATATAAAAATGTCCAGAAACATGAACATGGAACTCGTCCATCTAACAGGCATTGACCCTTGAAGAAATGGCAACTCACATTGGAATAAAATTTACTGGTAAACTAACTCACATTGATAAACTGACCTTACGGACCCGTTGTCTGTGAATTTATTAATCAGTGGTAGCCTTGGTAGGCTATGTTATTGAGTATAGCTAGGGTGTTGAGCACAGAAAATTTAACTAACAACTAATTGAAATTCATGATAACTTGAAGGAGAAACTTCTATGAGCAAGCTTGAGTTACTAGCTCAAGTTTGATGAGCACATTTGGAAGATGGCTAATCTTAAGTCTTAACTTCACCAAGTCAGTAAGATAGCATATGTTAAAGTGCCTTCATGAAGTGTATAATGACTTACTGAACATCGGCTCATTTGTTTTGACAAGAGTTTCCTTGGGTGCTAGCACTCAAAAATGCTTTGACAAGCCTAGACTAGAGACGTCATATATATGGAGGTCAGGAAAATCCCATTTGTCCAAATAGAATGAATTTCAGATGGAGTCTATTGCGCAAAATTCCACGAGTTCCAACGGTCAAGCAGATCATCAGACTGGAAAACAGAAATCCACAACTTACCCTCTGCCTGATCTCCATTGGCATGCGGTATCAATGATTTGTTCAATTGCCTTGTAACAACTGCGATGTGGCTATGCCCCTTCTGAAACTCATTCAAGATGTCATACAGCGGCATTAATTCAGGCACCCTACAAAAAAAAAGTTTGTCATCTTGCATCGGAGTAATGCTATCTAATTTCCTTATACAATGAATCCAAAAGTGAGGATACCGGAAGAACTACAAATCAGTTCACAGGCACTCCTTATAAGTCGATAAATAATGACTAACTTAGAAGAAAAAAAGGTTCAACCAGAACGACAATCCGATCTTGAATAGAACTAAACTCAAAATAACCCCAACAGAGGTCCATGACTCCACGCCTGCCTTTTTGACAGGATCACCTGAATCTTAAGGCCTACAAGTAGTTTGAGAAGTAAAATTCTCATCTCACTGTAATAAAGATATAGGTCAAATCAATTCAGAAGCTCAAGTGACCAGATAATTAAAATGTCAAAACTGCCATTGCTTATTGCTAAATCGGAGATTAAAAATGCCAGCCTGTGCAATTCTTAATCTAAAGTGATCCATTTCATCCTGATGATGTTCAATTCATGTTATACAAGTACACACAACGATAGCAAACAAAGAATTTAATCAATAACCTATCCTGTAACGCATCTATAGCATCAGCATCGTCCAACCAATTGCATTCGCATACCGTCTAAACTCTAACGTCATTCGTcattcatcattcatcattcatcattcatATAAGCATGTAAACTCCTAAGACAGGAATCATAAGTCATATCCACAAAGGCACAAACCTAGGAATCTTGCGAATTGTTACACTCTTTACAGGCACCTCATCTTCTGGGTCAACAGTGAGAAGATTTTTCACctaaaataaacaataaacagTCATGAACTCAATGCCAAGTAAAAGGAAATAGCTAATATGTGACACTCAGCTGCGAACGAATAATCATCTGAAACTGTCAGTGATAGTGATAGGTAAATTCATGTGAAGAATggaattagaaaaaaaaatatagatAACTTTCCAAATGACTACGATGAAAATTTAATCGAGAATTCTTATTGTCTGTTGCTTCACAGTAAAAAGAAGTGAAAACATTTTAGCTTTATTCCGTCATATTTCAGAGCCAAAAAAAAATTGTGAGTGCACTCTGAAAATTTGTCACGCTAACAAACAAACAAGCAGGCTAAACTAAAGTGCACGTTGAAATGATAACAGTATCCTGATCAGGAGAACACAACAATAAAGTTGTTGTCAATATGAGCGTTGAGTGTATTAGAATTAATCACGGAGAACTGTCAAGTCCTAACCCTAAGATCATTAGCCTGTTTTTTATGAACACATGACGTGCACCATTTAATATTAAATAAGCAACAAGCATCTGCATCAAGCTAATGCAGTCTAGCACGACGGCCAGAATAAAAGAACTATACAatcaacaattgacaaaaaattgAATGATAGAAAACCCAATGCTGACATCAACACTAAACTTACCAGGATACATCCGATAATGTTGGTCTGCTCCTCATAATAGACTGGAATTCGGCTATGACCGTTATCCATTATTGAGTTCATCAAGTCCCTATACAGAAGAGCATGCGTAAGCTCAAGAAAGTATAaaatttaattttgttttgaatGTTGAAGTTGATGTTGCTGAACTACAAAATTATATTATatatgtttttaagtgtcaaatcAAGGCTGCTCAAAATTTTTGAACCTATCAAGTTTGCCATTGATGTCAATCGAAAATATGTCAGCTATTGGAGTCATTGCATCACCAGCTGTCTTCTCTGTTAGTTCCAATGCTCCAGCGATAATTGTAGTTTCATCATGAGTTAATTCCCCACCTTTCCCAGCCTGGGTAGCACCATGATAAGGTCACAGGAAAACGAAGCACAAAAGGATAACCATCAGCAATGCAACAGAACAAGAGCAACTAAACAAGGTCATGTATAAATTTATGATGATAATATGTTGGTCAAACTTCAACTTAATCCCAAGTTCTAAAGATTCTGCTCCCACATGTGCAGAACGGAAAATTGAACTTTTACAGACAGACAAATTACATACCTCGTTTCCATGCAGATTCACAAGTGTCTTCAGCTCAGCCCTGCGGAAAAGGGCTTTATGTCCATGCCCTAGAAGTAAATCCAGCAGCTGTGAACCAATCAAAGTACATATAATCAATAAATATTGTAGG
The Silene latifolia isolate original U9 population chromosome 11, ASM4854445v1, whole genome shotgun sequence genome window above contains:
- the LOC141611396 gene encoding DUF21 domain-containing protein At2g14520-like isoform X1; translated protein: MAVEYTCCETKFFLNIGIIVFLVIFAGLMSGLTLGLMSLSLVDLEVLAKSGTPKDRKYAEKILPVVKNQHLLLCTLLICNAAAMETLPIFLDSLVTAWGAILISVTLILLFGEIIPQSLCSRYGLAIGATVAPFVRVLVWICFPVAYPISKLLDLLLGHGHKALFRRAELKTLVNLHGNEAGKGGELTHDETTIIAGALELTEKTAGDAMTPIADIFSIDINGKLDRDLMNSIMDNGHSRIPVYYEEQTNIIGCILVKNLLTVDPEDEVPVKSVTIRKIPRVPELMPLYDILNEFQKGHSHIAVVTRQLNKSLIPHANGDQAEGAVEEVNVVIDVDQQVSKLKKEISLKTKSNLYKWKSYPHSNKSNKALGTKKWNRDIYSDILEVDQHPLPKPDEEDAVGVITLEDVIEELLQEEIYDETDHHFEDP
- the LOC141611396 gene encoding DUF21 domain-containing protein At2g14520-like isoform X2, with the translated sequence MAVEYTCCETKFFLNIGIIVFLVIFAGLMSGLTLGLMSLSLVDLEVLAKSGTPKDRKYAEKILPVVKNQHLLLCTLLICNAAAMETLPIFLDSLVTAWGAILISVTLILLFGEIIPQSLCSRYGLAIGATVAPFVRVLVWICFPVAYPISKLLDLLLGHGHKALFRRAELKTLVNLHGNEAGKGGELTHDETTIIAGALELTEKTAGDAMTPIADIFSIDINGKLDRDLMNSIMDNGHSRIPVYYEEQTNIIGCILVKNLLTVDPEDEVPVKSVTIRKIPRVPELMPLYDILNEFQKGHSHIAVVTRQLNKSLIPHANGDQAEVEEVNVVIDVDQQVSKLKKEISLKTKSNLYKWKSYPHSNKSNKALGTKKWNRDIYSDILEVDQHPLPKPDEEDAVGVITLEDVIEELLQEEIYDETDHHFEDP